The region ttttttattccggGAAGGACTAAACCTTTTGAAACACCTCCACCCTGACAAATGACCCTCCTCTGtctctgtattattttttaaatttatttgccCAGCCACCCCTGTGATCAACATGCAATATGTACATTACACATGTAAGTTTGTCACTGTCCATAGGTAAAacactgtgattttctttttgtccGTTGCTCGCCAGCTTAGACCAAGTACTGCCCCAGCACGACACTTATAACACCAACTTCACCTACTGTTTCTCTAATGCCAGCAAAGGCCAGAGACAACCTAGAATATACGCAATGAGACCCTCCACCACAgtcgtcgtcatcatcatcatcgcaTCAAGATTCTTGTGTTAAtgtacacatttttctttgcacGGGTAGATCTATTTGTACAGAACTCACCCTATGGCTATAGTGTTTGCTATAAAGGACCAGAGTGATGGAATTAAACACAGGAGTTTATAAAGCACAAGTCAAGGACAATCAGAAGAGCACTGTCTGCAACATTTTTGCTAtttaaaggattatatatgtcaCAAAAGTCCAAACAGCTGGTGACACACCAGCTCTTTACATGCAACAACTAAACAGCACATATGCTGTACCCTGCAACTGCCCACACAATCACACACTTCCACAGCTGGCCTACTTCCTACCCTCCATCTTGCTTTCTCTTCAACAAGTGCATGGGACCAACCCCAccattatttttctcattgtaTTCCAGGTTCTCAGGGAGAACCTGGAAAAGGTTCAGACCCACCAACAGGAAAAGAGAcacaatacaattttaaaaagttaggATGTAACCCTGTCCCATTATATCACTCTCCTTCCAGTGCATAGCTTTAGGTAAAGCAGAAAGGATCTAAATTTAATGTACCCTCCAGAAAGGGGGCTATTTCACACATTCTATGTAACAGCCTTCtttttgtggagggaaaaaaaaaaacaacaaaaccgaaaacaaaaccaagcatagACCTGAAATTGTTTCCAGTTTAGTGCTAGATGTCAGCACTTAAAACTATTGGTTCCTTTGCACTCCAGGAAAGTTTCCAGTACGCATTCCTTCTGCATGGCAGCAGTGTCAGTGCGGCAGGCAAACATGCAGTTGCACACTTCTGTCTACTTGCTATTACCACTGGTTACACGGAAAAGACACAAAGAGCACacagataaaataattaaatacattacTTGACTGATGGAGGTATTATGGTAAAATGTATTAAGTCTGGAGCAACAGGTAGGAGCTTTAAGCAATGCTCCATTCAGAATACAGAAACTTTGTCCCAGAGTGAGGGCACTGATTAACTCTGCTCATTAATGCCTCAGTAATCTGTACCTGGCATATCCTTGCCTTTCTCTTGCAAATAAGTTCTCCTCTTAAGAGGCAAAGTCTCGAAATGGGAAATACTGGTCTGAAGCAGGCTGCAAGTCAGCTGGACCTGCACCTCCTAAGGATTACAGGGCGTATACATGAGAATGGACTTTGCTAAGTGATGTTGACTGAGTCCAAGGGGGATCCCGGGAAGAAGTCCAGAATGGTAAGAGTTGGATGCAGGAAGTGCGGGTACTCTCTCCTGTCCAGGTCTCTCATGCACAGTTGGAACTGGAAATACATCTTCTCACCTCCACATATTACAGAGCCAGAAAGTGAACTTACATGGAAATGAGTtgattttttcctgctttatgaaaacaaactgatgccaaaatgcattttttaaatctaCAAGGAAGAGTAGAACATTCTGCTTTTCCCAGTATGCCCAAGGTGGAGAACTGCTTTTTTGATGTGTACAAATCACTCTCTTTTCCCTGCTTAAATCAGTTCATTTTATGCTTACTATAGTAAGTGACTTGAGCATAAGATCagcaatatatacatatacacacacacacatatatacacacatgcatatgtatgcatgtattttatttttcctcttgaccAGTCAATATTCAGATATCTCTGTACCTTCTTGCAGACTTTCTCATTAAAGTCCAACAACATTTGGTCTCAAATAAGACCAAGTAACAACTTTCTCTTATTTGTTCAACATCATCTTGGCCTCAGTATCTGTTATTATTTTGGGTATATCATGATATTCTTGTTTAGAAGTCTGATCACAGTCTTTTTGTCTCTACTCTTTGTTGTGTTCACCCCCTATTGTTTGTGCAATAAAGTgatgaaaaacacatttcagtaaaGCCATGGTTACCTAGTTTCAATCAACAGCTATGTAAAGACACAAACACTTACTCTTTCATACCAAAAGCGTTGTGCTAGAGGCAGAAGTGATTGTTTCCAATCTACTTTTTGGGAAGGCTGAAGAGGTTACCATTCCAACAGAGCAGCACAAGAGCAAGCACTCCTCCAAACACCATCTTTAATCTTCTAGAAGAGAAATCTATCTATGACACTGCTCTCACCTAGGGGAAAAATTTGCATATCTTAAATCAGTTTTCTAAAAACCAGCAAAGTAAGGAAAATTAGAACTTACATGAGAAAGTTTCACAAAACTGGTAGTATGAAACTGTAGCAAAGGACGTTGTTTCAAGATAGCATCGCTAAGAAAGATAAGTCggaaaacaaaagatttgcaaaaaaatatatatttttaaaagtcttttcttattttacaagtataaaaaacaatgtttaaaaatcaaaatcctaGAAGATACTCTGAAAAAACTGGCTTCTAAAGCACAAGACTCCTCTGTGGTAACTCCCAAACAATGTCACAACACCTGAAAATCCTGTATCCAATGAGCAAAGGTATGATCCAGCTCAAGTTACCCTTTTTAATGACACTTTAAACCCCATAATCCAGCAGTCAATCTGATCAGTCTCTAAAGAATGTGTTGAGGCACTCTGCGGCTACAGAGCAAAAGGGTTGGCATGAATTGTAATATCTTTAATGCGAACATCATTAAGAGGTCGGTAGGTTTTCTCATTCACAGGCAGCTTCTCCAGCTCATCCAGGGTCTCCAAGCCATCAAtaactctgaaagaaaagcagaagcgCTAAGAATCTCCTTCTAATAATGATTTAAATTTCACAACTGAGatatctcaaagcactttacagtTAAGTATCATAGGGCAAGGACTTTGCAAGCAAACAatacaaataagaaacaaaacattataTATAGCATATAAcgtattttgaaaggaaatattaaGCATCTATGACAGATTCTGATAAAAAGTATGAATAATTCCCACTGACCTGACAGTATCATATTTTATACCAACCATAGCTGTATAAAGACCCTGGCCGTACTTCCTGGCAGACAAGACTGATCAATCATAGTTTAAGTAGCAGCAAGGTACTGGCCACACCAAACTTCACTGTGAATTACTGAAATTGTATGGCTGGAAAATCAATTTTCAAATGTGAGATTATAATTTCTAACCTTCTGACTCAAAGACAAGATTGGACAGAATCATTAATAACTGTGTAAATCTAATGGCACAAATATGTTTAGGCTTTCAGATTTCCTGTtcaggctgcagaagcagcaacagAGATTGTTCTAACAAATCtcttacttttttgtttaaataactAGTTCTGGTAAATCTTGGCAGTTTATTCCCCAGTGATGGACTCGGCAGAAAACATGCTGTGCTGTTCGCAGTTCAATTCAGTGACATCCATCACCTCTTTGAATCTAGGATGCTGGATTGTGGGCCAGCATGGACTGCGTATGCTGTTCTGCTGATTCTGCAACTGGGGCAGGAATATCTTAAACTGCCACAGAAGATCTAGCAAAGTTCATCTGTCAGAGCCTCTACTCTTTTCTATGAAAGACGTCTAAAAAACCGACTTTCAATCACACTTCTAACAAactcagaaatgaaagaaacacCTATACTTAGATGCCTATAAACAATACAAGTAttagaaaatagtatttttacaTTTCGATAGTCTCCTTTGAATATTTAACTCTATTTAACAAAGACAACTTTTTCTCAGCAGATTCACTTGTACACTAGAGGGTTTTTAACAACAAGCAAAAAAGACATTACCGTGATTTTGAGATAGAAAAAGCAGTATCTGAAAGactcaaaaattaaatattcacttTAAGGATGATATATTATCAGTAGTGTCTATTATcataagaatgtttttaaataatgatGCATCTTAAACAACCTCATCTGATTTTACAAACTGTCAGTTCCCTGACTTTTACCTGACcaataggaagttccacctgaacagaCGCATGACCATGTAAGTACCACACCCATCCCCAGATCCAGTCCAAAATCAGATTCTTGCTTCTCAGTAAACCCTACAACTGTGTATCCGGTTGTTACGGCGTTTGCTTAAAATCAGGCTGCATCCATTTGTGCATGGATGAAAAGTCAAGCTGGAAAAATTAgtggtggggtggggagtggtggaagaaaggaaaaaaagttccaTTCTTCAGGTAATTTTTAATATGCCTATTTCCACCGAATCCGCTGCTactaagaaaagagaagcagcattttggaGCAACTAATTCTGGTGACAGTGCAAGagcatatatttgcatatatacaACCAATATTTTAAGGAGTTTTAGAACCAGACACTTGTGAATTTGCCTTGCATTAGCCCTGAAATATTCAGATCCTTAACACGCTATGACACGGAGGCATGCAGTTGGATCACTTACTTTCCAAACACAGTGTACTTCATGTCTAGGTGTGGTTGCTTGCCATAAGTGATGAAGAACTGCGATCCATTGGTATTCGGACCATTGTTTGCCATTGAAACTACCCCACGGACACTGTgctgaaaaagggggaaaaactcCACATGAATACACATCTGTGAAAGCCAGACTTTAACCTGTACAAAGTGCTCTGTGACTTAGTACTCTGCCTCAATACCattattaagaacaaaaattGGTTGCCAATATATTCTGTCACAGTCTATATTTGGCTCCTCAAAATTGCTCTTacaatgaaaaattacttctttgcCTTCAGTGCACGAAaaatgctttgttaaaaaaatctttctacttCTGTTCTCAGTGAGGAAAACCCTCAAACCTAACTTGCCAAGTACAGAAATGCCTGtttctattttaataataaagctTCTGTCCCTTTATTGTGGGATTATACTTTGCTTCACATTTACGACAGAGGTATTTAACACAGTACAACACAACGCTGATCATTCTCCAACCTGTAAAGAAAATTCACATGAAAACATAACTGCATATGAGAGGGCAGAAATACCTTTAGGTATTCACTGAATTCATCTTCAAACTTCTTGCCCCAGATGCTGTTACctcctttcccagtgcctgacaaAGAAGCACCACAATAGATTACTGGATTTTCAGACTGAAACATCCAGAAATGATGTACTGTTATAACATTGTACAACAAAGACCCTAGACAGCCTGTAATTTGTTTGAGGCAGGGATTGGGATCTCATGTGTTGATACTGAGCAGAGACATACCTCTATATAAGGAACACCTATTAAGTAGCAGAACAAAACACTGACATATCCTCAAATTAAATTCAGTACGAGTACAAACAGACGCACAGCTGAATCAGATTTTCTCCCAAACAGTTGACACTGTTTTCCCCAAATGCTTTAGAAGCAGTGTAGCCTTTCAGGCAGAAACCATAGAAAACACAGTAATGACTGCTACCTATTCAACAGCTGGTAAGTCAGTAGAACTATCATATTTAGTGGAAACAGTTGGAAAAAGTAATGTTTGTAGAATGCTTTAGTATTGCATGATTATTTAGAACTAGGGTAACAGGTGCTCTTCCACAAGCTTACCACAGAACACTAATCTCATCATAAAAACCTCTATCAACAATACAATaattcttatattttatttttacattttggttttaatattcatacttataatttatttttctatctttctattttatttgtattttatatttatgtacatTTTTCTATACAGAGACCCGGACAGAAGAATTTACCTAACGGATCCCCTGTCTGAACCATGAAGCCCTTTATATTCCGGTGAAATACGCATCCATTGTAGTAGTTACTagcacaaagagccaggaaattctaagaaaatgaaacaaaccgTATTAACAAGCAATTCAGAAATAGTATCCTCTTACTAAAAATGACAGCACCGTCAAGACCAAGACTAAGTCTTTTGCCTCTGCTTTGCGTTATGGCCATGTGAATTCCACAGAGTATTGCCACAGAATAGTCATAAATAAATTATAGTTAATATGCTCCTTTGACACTGTCACAGATacaaaagattttaaataaagctttcagCACAAGGTTGTCTGACTTGCGGAACAAACAAGAATCCTGAGACAGCTTAGAAGTATTACTTCcattcaacattttattttgtaaacgTAATATTGTAATCAATAACTTCATGTCTCAACTTTTTTAGTTACAAAGTAAATTATGTTAATTCACGCTTAAAGGAAAACCCAGCGCCTCTGACAAACTAGAGGTGATTCTCACtctcttaaattaaaataaaatctgtgggaGTGTGAGCAAACCCTGTGAAATTTGGGAATCCCAGGCCTGTGCCATATTTCCCTTTAAGGATAAAGGACACTTTGGGAGATGCTGGAACTTGGAGAGAAGcagccctcagctaaaccttatctgatgatttaaaaatgattttaaaaatgcagcaaagctCTATGCAGCGTGACACAGTGCACAAGTTCCACAAGCGGAGTAGGCACTGTACCAGCTTAAAACATTAGTGTTCCATTATGTGAAAAGATGAATTGCAAAAGCCACTTCACCTCCTCTACAAGTCTCCACTATTTCTACTGCTGTTTCAACACTAGGCAAACCTGCTCCTGTTACTTGACTTACTTCGCAAGTCTTTGGTGTACGTTCACAGAATAGTTCAATTTTAATATCTCCCACGTCAGTATGCAGCGTGACAGCCTGAGCaagatgcagaaaataataattaaatcagCAATGAAATACTAACAGACTGTTTTATTTCCCAGTCCCACCATGAACATAAGCAAGTTCCCACTACATATGACCATTGTTTCAATATTTGGCCGCAAGCAAGACTACCATCACAAACCTTCCACATTTCCAGTAAAACCACCAGAAAGCACTTGGTTTCATTTAGTTTCAGGACAAATCAAGCTCGCCACGGTAACGCAGAAGCTCTGTTTCACACTGCTACACTCCAGAGTTACATTATTCATCTGCAAACTGGACCTACTCAGTCACTGAATTGCTCAACTGAAGTTGAAGAATCAAGGTTAATCTATTTCAGATGACAGCACGGTGCACATACCTCACTGGTTTACAACCAGAGGAGCAACTGATGTATGTTACTTGCCTGCGGCTTTCTGAGTGATAAGGCTAGTTCTGAATGGCACTGTATATAATCTGCCTTCACAAACAAGCAAATCCACAAAATTACACACTTCTCTTCAGAATTTATAAGTAActttcataaaatttaaaatggcAGTTACCCAGCCACCTGAGCAAATATATCTCTATAGGCCAAATATATCACAGTGCTCCCATGGACAGTATTAAACTATGCAAAAACAATGACTGTGGGGCTATACTGGAAATAAATGTAcaggaaaactaataaaaattagGATCATGTTGATACTGGCATATTGTTCCAGAAGTACACAAGTAAAGAAGAGAAGATAGTTGCCTGCAATGTCCATGAAAATGCTATAGAAGTTGTATGTACAATTTAAGACACACAGTTTTATCTCTATTTCCTGATTTGCTAAACTTTTAAAAGCCTGCAAGAGTAGAAGGTTACAtacactgaagcagggctacatGCTTGCAACTTGAATAATGCTTCTGTggtaaaagaaaccaaactagATTACCAAATATTGGCCAAAGTAGGATTAAAATTTAAGATCTTAGAACTGAAAGTCTAATTATATTTTAGACTGATGTAGATGGACCTATTTTCCCTTTTGCAATATCTTGTCAGAAGTCTGAAATGAAAACCTGAACTTTTCATTATAAATTCTTCACAGCATCAGAGTAAAACATGTAATCCTTTGAGATGCAGAGCAGGTATTAACTTTCCAAGAGATGACCATTTCAGAAAGAATAACAATGTATAAAAAGCGCTATTGTTCTCACCATGTCTGCTTGTCAAAAAGCTGAGGTAATTTGTATATAACAATTTCCTgcagagaaaacaagaggaaatttgttggtttgttttccaaTTCCCAATCCTTTTTGATTCTAAAGTATTTGTGTGGTTATATATGCTTTTACACCACACAGTTTTAAAGTGCCGTTCAAGGGACTCTGTGGATAAATGTTTTACTTGCATTATGCAACTATGCAGCATATAAAGAACTggaaagtaacagaagaaaatagcttagagaaaggggggaaaaccCCACCCTTTCCTAAGATGAAAGTTTATACTAAGCAATCACAGCTTTTCCGAAGATTATGGGTTTATAAATGACAGAAATTAACAGAGAAAACCCACATGCCAGTACCACATCACAGAAGGGTGATTTGGAGCCACCTTCTGGCAGCTGTCAGTGCCTGCAGCAGACAGGTACCTGCATCCAAGCACAGGATCTTAGTcatatttccaaagaaaacatttggaatTACGATAATAAAATCGCAGTTGTGTGGAAATCGAGTTTTACACGCTAATTTTGTCTCTGTATACTGCCCTCCCTGGTCAGCCCCACGGCGTGCCGAGGCCTCTCACAGCAGCCGGGAAACCCGCCCGcagccagccccggcccggccccccttCACCCGGGCTGCAGCGCGCCACGGCCGGCGGGAAACCGTCCCGGTTCTGCACCCCAAGGGCCGCCCTCGGAACTACCTCAGATCGGCAAAAAAAAGAACGACGGCTACACGCCGCCGTCGGTCTGAGGTAGTTCCACCGAAACCGCACACACGGGATGCGCGGACCCCGCCGCCCCCGTGGCCGCAGGGCGCGGCCCGGCTCCTCCACCGGCGAGCGACTCCGCCCAGGGCTCCCGCCATCCCCGCCGCACCGCGGCCGCCAGCTCGGCCTTCCCGCGCCGCCCCGGCACCTTCACCCTCGCCCGGCCATACGGGGGCCTAGCACAAACCTGCCGAGGCTGAACCCCAAcccagcgcccgccgccggccaGGGGCTCCCCTCAGGCGGGCAGGAAGAGGCCGGGCCACCCCGGCCGCAGCTCCGCCCCGGAGAGCCCCGCTAGCGCGGCGgaagcggcggggccgggcgcagGCTCCGCCCCGTAGTCCTGGCCCTCTTCCTGCTCTGGCGTGAGGTGAGCGCTGGGCCCCGCGGCGGTGGCGGGGATCTGTCTTTGGTGGCCTGGGCGGAGGCCGCTGGCGGTGCCTCAAAGGCTGCCCGTCCCCGCCCCGCTTGTTCCTCCTCCGAGAGGCAGACGCTCCTCCGGTTGGATTCCGCGGGTCGGATTTAGCGTGTGAAGATAGAGAAGGTTTAAGTTCCGTCGGCTTCTTGCACGACTCCGCGGGGTCGTTTGTGGTGCTTCACCCCGAGAGCCCCGGGGGGCGGGAGGGTgtccccgcggcggcggctgcgggaggacGGGCCGCGCTCCCCTCTGACCGTGGGGCGGCATTCGCAGCCGGAACGCTCTTAACTCTGCGATTTCAGAGAATTACCTAGGCttattcctgcctttttttttttttaccccctctaCAGATAGCTGCATGCTTCTGCCTGGCACCCATCGGGTTCGCTGGCCTCTCCGCTGCATCCGTTCTTGGGGCCATCTGTTCTCACGCTCCCTCATGGATCTCAGGGAGGTCGTTTCTGCCCTGAATGATTTCGCATCCCTCTCTCTGGCTGAAAGCTGGGACAatgtggggctgctggtggaaccGAGTCCTCCCCACACTGTGAACACCCTTTTCCTCACTAACGATCTCACTGAGGAGGTGATGGAAGAGGCAGTGCAGAAGAAGGCAGACCTTATTCTGTCTTACCACCCCCCTATATTCACACCACTCAAGCGAGTGACGTGGAAGACCTGGAAGGAACGGCTGGTGGTCCGAGCCCTGGAGCACAGAATCGGGATTTACTCTCCACATACAGTATATGATGCCATACCTCACGGAGTCAATAACTGGCTAACGAAGGGACTCGGTGAgattctgttaaaaacaaacaacaaggtTAAAATTATTAATCAGTATATGCTATTTTATTTGGGGACCTtccctcattttcctttcttccagcttttccagGTATGatttgaggactttttttttttttttctttttttccctacccATATTCTTGTAGTATTTCTCAGTACCCTAAACATATTTTAGGGAGTTTATTGTGGTGAGGAATACCAGATGCGTTTTCAGATGCGTGCCTGTGCTATTGGATGTAGTTGGAACTAGTGCAGCATATTTATTGTCCCTCTTGGTAGCAAAGTTTAGACCACTGACTTTTAATGACCACCTTTAATTTATAAAGTGCAAGATGTCATTGTTTGCAAAGGACTTAAGGCATCTGAAATTCTTTTAGATTTTTATCCTGTATTGTGCCTCATAAATGAAAATAGCTATGTCTTTTCCAGCCTGATTTACAAATCAggaactgttttggttttgtacaaCTCTTAGGATAAAACAGATGGCCTTAAGAATAACAAATAATACATATCCATCAGCTTCTTCACACTTAAACCAGACTGTGCCTAATAGAGACAAAAGGGCAAGAAGTCCTCAGTTCTGGTCAGGGAAAATGGATTTAAGTGCAAAATTTGCATCTTGATGTTGAATTTCTTTAGTATAGATGCTAAATCAGTGTTAGGATACTTATCCAGCTTTATAAAACAGCAATCTTGTACTGTTGTCTCAGGTGCCTGTACTTCTGTCCCATTGCATCCATCAACTGCGCCACACTATCCAGCTGAGGGCACTCACCACGTAGAATTCTGCGTGGACAACACCGAGCATCTGGACAAGGTGCTGTCCAAAATCAAAGACCTCAAAGAGATCTCCTGTCTCACTACTCTCCCTGCCAGGTATCTGCTTCATTCTCTACCATTGTGCTCTTTCTGTTGTTTGAAACAATAAGTTGCTGGAATTGTATTTCACTGTCATAATCACTTTGTTCCTCTGTGCATTGCTGCCATTTTTTTCAGCAACAGATCTAGAAACTTAAGGAATAATCATCCCTTTCTGATCAACCTATGTTACACTGTATGGTAACAGCAACTTAGTGTAGCATAACGTAGATTAGAGATGGTAAAGAAGAGTATTAACAGGAAATTTGATGAGGACAGATGAGTTAAATTCCCATTATCTGTTTCTTCCAAGAGAGTAGACTAG is a window of Larus michahellis chromosome 7, bLarMic1.1, whole genome shotgun sequence DNA encoding:
- the PPIL3 gene encoding peptidyl-prolyl cis-trans isomerase-like 3; protein product: MAVTLHTDVGDIKIELFCERTPKTCENFLALCASNYYNGCVFHRNIKGFMVQTGDPLGTGKGGNSIWGKKFEDEFSEYLKHSVRGVVSMANNGPNTNGSQFFITYGKQPHLDMKYTVFGKVIDGLETLDELEKLPVNEKTYRPLNDVRIKDITIHANPFAL
- the NIF3L1 gene encoding NIF3-like protein 1, producing the protein MLLPGTHRVRWPLRCIRSWGHLFSRSLMDLREVVSALNDFASLSLAESWDNVGLLVEPSPPHTVNTLFLTNDLTEEVMEEAVQKKADLILSYHPPIFTPLKRVTWKTWKERLVVRALEHRIGIYSPHTVYDAIPHGVNNWLTKGLGACTSVPLHPSTAPHYPAEGTHHVEFCVDNTEHLDKVLSKIKDLKEISCLTTLPARVEGEEQTRVSLNCSQKALLEVVALLSQNSLLYHKTEILLLQKPLLPHTGMGRLCTLSEPVSLSEIIARIKSHLKLPHIRLAVGMGKTLESPVKKAALCAGSGSSILKGTEADLYLTGEMSHHDVLDAVANGISVVLCEHSNTERGFLSELRDMLASHLHYKINIIVSEKDRDPLQVA